In one Fundulus heteroclitus isolate FHET01 chromosome 3, MU-UCD_Fhet_4.1, whole genome shotgun sequence genomic region, the following are encoded:
- the fam210aa gene encoding protein FAM210A, translating to MMMQSALTRGTLWRVVAVRSLAAGAAVPEHPAASRFCVLRLSLPQPGSQRWVSATASGRAAHQPKHQPPEEEGAQPAPPSQDAWKGQAEAEAAEVDPLQDKSISLFTRFKRTFKQYGKVMIPVHLATSTVWFGSFYYAAMNGVNVVPFLEMIGLPEILVGPLRNSSSGYALTAYAMYKITMPARYAVTLGGTSLSVQYLRKHGYMSTPPPVKDYFQDRMEETKERFSEKMEETKGLISGKMGETKDKLSEKLQETKDRVSEGKAFFRKKGD from the exons ATGATGATGCAGAGCGCCCTTACTCGCGGGACTCTCTGGCGGGTGGTGGCCGTGCGCTCGCTCGCAGCGGGTGCTGCCGTCCCCGAGCACCCGGCGGCGTCCAGGTTCTGCGTGCTCCGCTTGTCGCTGCCGCAGCCCGGCAGCCAGAGATGGGTCTCAGCGACGGCGTCCGGCAGAGCCGCACATCAGCCGAAGCACCAGCCCCCGGAGGAGGAAGGAGCACAACCCGCGCCTCCGTCACAGGACGCCTGGAAGGGGCAGGCTGAGGCGGAGGCTGCAGAGGTAGACCCGCTGCAGGACAAGTCCATCAGCCTTTTCACCAGGTTTAAGAGGACCTTTAAACAGTACGGGAAGGTGATGATCCCCGTTCACCTGGCAACGTCCACCGTCTGGTTTGGCTCCTTCTATTATGCTGCTATGAA TGGAGTGAATGTGGTGCCGTTCCTGGAGATGATCGGTTTGCCAGAAATCCTAGTTGGGCCTTTGAGAAATTCCTCGAGTGGCTATGCTCTGACCGCCTACGCCATGTACAAG ATTACGATGCCAGCTAGATACGCCGTGACTCTGGGTGGAACCTCGCTGTCCGTCCAGTACCTCCGCAAACACGGCTACATGTCCACGCCGCCGCCGGTCAAGGACTACTTCCAGGACAGAATGGAAGAGACGAAGGAGCGATTCTCAGAGAAGATGGAGGAAACGAAAGGACTAATCTCCGGGAAAATGGGAGAGACTAAAGACAAGCTGTCCGAGAAGCTGCAGGAAACCAAAGACCGGGTGTCGGAGGGGAAAGCGTTTTTTCGAAAGAAAGGCGATTAG